Proteins found in one Oryza glaberrima chromosome 4, OglaRS2, whole genome shotgun sequence genomic segment:
- the LOC127772153 gene encoding uncharacterized protein LOC127772153 has translation MPKPNHQVPEAAGEIGSAGRTSVKGRRGIRRRPRSASASSSWGGGAAGCKKKKAQVGEEEKEASSTVPAVYDANADIEEEYRLFLENVRVYENDDFVVEYEGVVVRYGGEAVADHGAGRGAPPVKDVPDPNQLNGSVHRQKAKMVEGQKKNKDKKKRAIVP, from the exons ATGCCGAAGCCGAACCACCAGGTTCCCGAAGCCGCCGGCGAGATCGGCTCCGCGGGGAGGACCAGCGTCAAGGGACGCCGCGGCATCCGCCGTCGACCGCggagcgcctccgcctcctcctcctggggcggcggggcagcaggatgcaagaagaagaaggcgcaggtgggggaagaggagaaggaggcctCGTCCACGGTGCCCGCCGTGTACGACGCCAACGCCGACATCGAAGAGGAGTACAGGCTGTTCCTGGAGAACGTGCGTGTCTACGAGAACGACGACTTCGTGGTGGAGTACGAGGGGGTGGTGGTGAGGTATGGAGGAGAAGCCGTGGCTGATCATGGCGCAGGTAGAGGGGCTCCTCCGGTGAAGGATGTTCCTGACCCCAACCAGCTCAACGGCAGTGTGCATCGGCAGAAG GCAAAAATGGTGGAAgggcagaagaagaacaaggatAAGAAGAAAAGGGCCATTGTCCCATAG
- the LOC127771060 gene encoding uncharacterized protein LOC127771060 isoform X3, producing the protein MMMPDKKRKKIAAAAPAPAPAPVARLVRVRSGNKKRKGKGKEAPAEGSAAKEPAVYMVLAHGVEEEPTHSVIEVAAGATVRRLLHSTSGRGMSFAAVGTRIVGVGLDQTTVYDPKTSTVRAGCRLVFPKVNPVLVSHGGKLYALSRCPSVVNGRDFEPWFLVLDSLGYFGWRELPPPPIFPCRLNPLEYRDPPAVRVAAYAIVGSHILLSVSVQQQGQDKGTYAFDMDAEQWEMVLDTNLPFTGQAVPLGDHRFVACSMAKGGAASVYYMEVMVFPPGIAGSGTGKKELSIVELQVESKRIVPGHLLCAMGKGSFSSFDFRSTASPAKQDIVARIVHRTYSQAEAEVEADDSADTDLVVTVKREDRQIYKLRDPHTCLAHPSWPVAALTINGGL; encoded by the exons ATGATGATGCCGgacaagaagaggaagaaaattgcggcagcggcgccggcgccagcaCCGGCACCGGTAGCTCGGCTTGTCCGCGTTCGCTCGGGGAacaagaagaggaaggggaaggggaaggaggccCCAGCCGAGGGTTCCGCCGCAAAGGAGCCAGCGGTGTACATGGTGTTGGCGCacggagtggaggaggagcccACCCACTCGGTAatcgaggtcgccgccggcgccaccgtccGCCGTTTGCTCCACTCCACCAGCGGCCGCGGCATGTCGTTCGCGGCGGTGGGGACGCGGATCGTGGGCGTCGGGCTGGATCAGACCACCGTGTACGACCCCAAGACCTCCACGGTGCGCGCCGGCTGCCGGCTCGTGTTCCCTAAGGTGAACCCCGTCCTCGTCTCGCACGGCGGCAAGCTCTACGCCCTCTCCCGCTGCCCCTCCGTCGTGAACGGGCGGGACTTCGAGCCATGGTTCCTCGTCCTCGACAGCCTCGGCTACTTCGGATGGcgcgagctgccgccgccgcccatcttCCCGTGCCGTCTCAACCCGCTGGAGTACCGCGATCCGCCGGCGGTGCGCGTCGCGGCCTACGCCATCGTCGGCTCCCACATCCTGCTCTCGGTGTCGGTGCAGCAGCAGGGCCAGGACAAGGGCACCTACGCCTTCGACATGGACGCCGAGCAGTGGGAGATGGTGCTCGACACGAACCTGCCTTTCACCGGTCAGGCCGTGCCTCTTGGCGACCACCGCTTCGTTGCCTGCTCCATGGCAAAGGGCGGCGCGGCTTCAGTGTACTACATGGAGGTCATGGTCTTCCCTCCAGGAATTGCAGGTTCAGGCACAGGCAAGAAGGAGCTGTCCATCGTTGAGTTGCAGGTGGAATCCAAGCGCATTGTTCCGGGGCACCTTCTCTGCGCCATGGGGAAGGGCAGCTTCTCCTCCTTCGACTTCCGATCCACTGCTTCCCCGGCCAAGCAGGACATAGTAGCACGTATTGTTCATCGCACTTACTCtcaggcggaggcggaggtggaggcggatgATTCTGCTGACACCGATTTGGTCGTCACGGTGAAGCGGGAGGATCGGCAGATTTACAAGCTACGTGATCCACACACATGTTTGGCCCATCCTTCTTGGCCGGTTGCTGCTTTAACCAT CAATGGAGGACTCTAG
- the LOC127771060 gene encoding uncharacterized protein LOC127771060 isoform X2 has translation MMMPDKKRKKIAAAAPAPAPAPVARLVRVRSGNKKRKGKGKEAPAEGSAAKEPAVYMVLAHGVEEEPTHSVIEVAAGATVRRLLHSTSGRGMSFAAVGTRIVGVGLDQTTVYDPKTSTVRAGCRLVFPKVNPVLVSHGGKLYALSRCPSVVNGRDFEPWFLVLDSLGYFGWRELPPPPIFPCRLNPLEYRDPPAVRVAAYAIVGSHILLSVSVQQQGQDKGTYAFDMDAEQWEMVLDTNLPFTGQAVPLGDHRFVACSMAKGGAASVYYMEVMVFPPGIAGSGTGKKELSIVELQVESKRIVPGHLLCAMGKGSFSSFDFRSTASPAKQDIVARIVHRTYSQAEAEVEADDSADTDLVVTVKREDRQIYKLRDPHTCLAHPSWPVAALTMKMRWRSVQLQEF, from the exons ATGATGATGCCGgacaagaagaggaagaaaattgcggcagcggcgccggcgccagcaCCGGCACCGGTAGCTCGGCTTGTCCGCGTTCGCTCGGGGAacaagaagaggaaggggaaggggaaggaggccCCAGCCGAGGGTTCCGCCGCAAAGGAGCCAGCGGTGTACATGGTGTTGGCGCacggagtggaggaggagcccACCCACTCGGTAatcgaggtcgccgccggcgccaccgtccGCCGTTTGCTCCACTCCACCAGCGGCCGCGGCATGTCGTTCGCGGCGGTGGGGACGCGGATCGTGGGCGTCGGGCTGGATCAGACCACCGTGTACGACCCCAAGACCTCCACGGTGCGCGCCGGCTGCCGGCTCGTGTTCCCTAAGGTGAACCCCGTCCTCGTCTCGCACGGCGGCAAGCTCTACGCCCTCTCCCGCTGCCCCTCCGTCGTGAACGGGCGGGACTTCGAGCCATGGTTCCTCGTCCTCGACAGCCTCGGCTACTTCGGATGGcgcgagctgccgccgccgcccatcttCCCGTGCCGTCTCAACCCGCTGGAGTACCGCGATCCGCCGGCGGTGCGCGTCGCGGCCTACGCCATCGTCGGCTCCCACATCCTGCTCTCGGTGTCGGTGCAGCAGCAGGGCCAGGACAAGGGCACCTACGCCTTCGACATGGACGCCGAGCAGTGGGAGATGGTGCTCGACACGAACCTGCCTTTCACCGGTCAGGCCGTGCCTCTTGGCGACCACCGCTTCGTTGCCTGCTCCATGGCAAAGGGCGGCGCGGCTTCAGTGTACTACATGGAGGTCATGGTCTTCCCTCCAGGAATTGCAGGTTCAGGCACAGGCAAGAAGGAGCTGTCCATCGTTGAGTTGCAGGTGGAATCCAAGCGCATTGTTCCGGGGCACCTTCTCTGCGCCATGGGGAAGGGCAGCTTCTCCTCCTTCGACTTCCGATCCACTGCTTCCCCGGCCAAGCAGGACATAGTAGCACGTATTGTTCATCGCACTTACTCtcaggcggaggcggaggtggaggcggatgATTCTGCTGACACCGATTTGGTCGTCACGGTGAAGCGGGAGGATCGGCAGATTTACAAGCTACGTGATCCACACACATGTTTGGCCCATCCTTCTTGGCCGGTTGCTGCTTTAACCAT GAAGATGAGGTGGAGAAGCGTCCAGTTACAGGAATTCTAA
- the LOC127771060 gene encoding uncharacterized protein LOC127771060 isoform X1 codes for MFGPSFLAGCCFNHEDEVEKRPVTGILTIESGLTSISKIVMEMKYLYEKHKQWDWKVKQVEQKKYLVEFPSKDARRELTRLKGFDFELSNARANVRETERTIEAFAELQEVWVRATGVPPLARSEKVMKKIAHLIGDPMEVDSISLNREAVRVKVLCKDPLKIGGTSEIFLNRVGYRITWNPEGVRQHHQDDPDDPKPAYRSRGRRGDDEEDSQDSHEADKGESKKEEEEKKDTQKREGDHGHKRHKNNEMVEEEEDSLGEGEKVDIPEYIPDISDEAEEVVLCSQGKEVQGINAGMISQVSGANVLEELGEDGNNIGGVTPVIQENKAAEEENEISLKDRMEDDIRVLEMITGEVKGQELTSDGFISSGKKKKRKQKEKVVATRQSSRIARDGVPVALKAQQRTSVRNGISAMEDSSTGEDGGRCGGYKALAVCQNPRGARGGKGMTSKLAPKDRASGRAEFFSL; via the exons ATGTTTGGCCCATCCTTCTTGGCCGGTTGCTGCTTTAACCAT GAAGATGAGGTGGAGAAGCGTCCAGTTACAGGAATTCTAACCATCGAAAGTGGGCTGACTTCGATCTCGAAGATTGTTATGGAGATGAAATACCTGTATGAGAAACATAAGCAGTGGGATTGGAAGGTTAAACAGGTGGAGCAGAAGAAATATTTGGTGGAATTTCCATCCAAAGATGCTAGGAGGGAGTTAACAAGACTCAAGGGCTTTGACTTTGAATTATCCAATGCTAGAGCTAATGTTAGGGAGACTGAGAGAACCATTGAGGCCTTTGCCGAGCTTCAGGAGGTTTGGGTCAGAGCTACAGGAGTCCCACCATTGGCTAGAtctgaaaaagttatgaaaaaaattgccCACTTGATTGGAGATCCCATGGAGGTAGACTCAATTAGCTTGAACAGAGAAGCTGTGAGAGTAAAAGTCCTTTGCAAGGATCCTTTGAAGATAGGGGGGACGTCTGAGATCTTTCTAAACAGAGTTGGGTATAGGATTACTTGGAATCCTGAAGGAGTAAGACAACATCACCAAGATGATCCTGATGATCCCAAACCTGCATACAGAtcaagagggaggagaggagatgatgaGGAAGACTCTCAGGACAGCCATGAGGCTGACAAAGGGGaatcaaaaaaagaagaagaagagaagaaggacaCCCAAAAAAGGGAAGGAGATCATGGGCACAAGAGACACAAGAACAATGAGATggtggaagaagaggaagactcTTTGGGGGAAGGGGAGAAAGTGGATATACCTGAGTATATCCCAGATATTTCAGATGAGGCAGAAGAAGTGGTTTTATGCTCACAAGGGAAGGAGGTCCAGGGAATTAATGCAGGGATGATATCTCAAGTAAGTGGAGCAAATGTTTTAGAAGAATTAGGAGAAGATGGTAACAATATAGGGGGGGTCACTCCTGTTATACAAGAaaacaaggctgccgaggaggaAAATGAGATTTCACTAAAGGATCGGATGGAGGATGATATCAGAGTTCTAGAGATGATCACTGGAGAAGTGAAGGGGCAAGAGCTGACTAGTGATGGCTTTATCTCatcggggaagaagaagaaaaggaagcaGAAAGAGAAAGTGGTGGCTACAAGACAAAGCTCAAGAATTGCAAGAGACGGAGTACCTGTTGCTCTGAAGGCTCAACAAAGGACTTCGGTGAGGAACGGCATTTCAG CAATGGAGGACTCTAGTACCGGCGAAGATGGAGGAAGATGTGGAGGCTACAAGGCTCTTGCTGTATGCCAGAATCCAAGAGGTGCGAGGGGAGGTAAAGGCATGACTTCCAAGCTGGCGCCAAAGGATCGAGCGTCTGGCCGAGCAGAGTTCTTTTCACTGTAA